The following proteins come from a genomic window of Oncorhynchus masou masou isolate Uvic2021 unplaced genomic scaffold, UVic_Omas_1.1 unplaced_scaffold_2___fragment_4___debris, whole genome shotgun sequence:
- the LOC135538683 gene encoding intracellular hyaluronan-binding protein 4-like has protein sequence MKGIIEDPTESAGFGCAVTNRFGQLLDNEADPFDIIRQAQVEKQKKKDELKRTDTTSKLVKKESQKDKRTPLNAVEGNHSQAKNVQGQKYPPRGAPGQVEEKGERRVAFRDRRQNDSEAPLGYSIERPVDQGERAARGRGGGRGRGMRGNSTFRSTDGFDQRGKREFERHSGSDRTGVRPEEKRGGSGPRNWGSMRDHMSAAADGAPTEGGDGDEVAETGANRAPETEGEGEAVVEVSVEMSLDEWKALQEQNRPKKEFNLRKADTIVPSDSVVIHKSKKQVEEEVEEDDAAALRRPANDITAKLKIDFGSLGRPSRGTRGGGRGGRGGPATRPEPISPQKPPEKARFQQGQAPNPDDPEDFPALA, from the exons ATGAAGGGTATAATTGAAGATCCCACCGAAAGTGCTGGTTTTGGGTGCGCCGTGACAAACCGTTTTGGTCAGCTTTTAGACAACGAGGCCGACCCTTTCGATATTATTCGCCAGGCGCAGGTGGAAAAACAGAAGAAAAAGGATGAGCTGAAAAGAACTGATACAACATCCAAACTTGTCAAGAAGGAGTCTCAAAAGGACAAGAGAACTCCCTTGAATGCTGTGGAAGGAAACCATTCACAGGCAAAAAATGTACAGG GTCAGAAATATCCTCCTCGAGGTGCACCTGGCCaggtggaggagaagggggagcgaCGAGTTGCCTTCCGGGATCGGAGGCAGAACGACAGTGAGGCTCCGCTAGGATACTCAATTGAAAG gcCTGTGGATCAGGGTGAGCGTGCCGCAAGGGGCCGAGGTGGTGGCCGTGGAAGAGGAATGCGCGGCAACAGCACCTTCAGATCCACAGATGGCTTTGACCAGAGAGGCAAAAGGGAGTTTGAGCGCCACAGTGGCAGCGATAGAAC TGGTGTCAGGCCAGAGGAGAAGCGAGGGGGCAGTGGTCCACGTAACTGGGGATCCATGAGGGACCACATGAG TGCTGCCGCTGATGGGGCTCCCActgagggaggggatggagatgaGGTGGCAGAGACTGGAGCAAATCG TGCCCCGGAGACTGAAGGCGAGGGGGAAGCAGTGGTGGAGGTTTCCGTGGAGATGTCTCTGGACGAGTGGAAAGCCCTACAGGAACAGAACCGGCCCAAGAAGGAGTTCAACCTGCGCAAGGCTGATACCATTGTGCCCTCTGACTCTGTGGTCATCCACAAGTCCAAGAAACAGGTTGAG gaggaggttgaggaggatgACGCTGCAGCCCTCCGTCGCCCCGCCAATGACATCACAGCCAAGCTGAAGATTGACTTTGGCAGTCTGGGACGACCCTCACGGGGtaccagaggaggaggaagaggtggacgAGGTGGCCCAGCCACACGGCCAGAGCCCATTTCTCCCCAGAAGCCTCCTGAGAAG GCCCGTTTCCAGCAGGGACAGGCCCCAAACCCTGACGACCCAGAAGACTTTCCTGCCCTTGCCTAA